From a single Miscanthus floridulus cultivar M001 chromosome 8, ASM1932011v1, whole genome shotgun sequence genomic region:
- the LOC136476333 gene encoding YTH domain-containing protein ECT3-like, with amino-acid sequence MAAAPHQGPADSVIPLQSEPVLENNPSKSPNAKDQILSGTENVSAGNARGASSLKSPKGPPEKASSVGKAGEQPFLYQQNVYAPQPQPLYPGGYMNPSGQWEEYPHYVNMEGLHSVSPGIYNDNQSLMLSPGYASNPQMMYGAYSPVSTVGDGQQYFPVHYPFSSPYYQPPASPSMGYSSSATGISQGGDPMLQQEYFLPDGLLYSPTPGYHHTFSSFDRAPTQPNNAPGLFGQGNLPLASGMHHGSMYGPGSYKGRQQGSKFGGTTPSWSSAGRRFGTFDLSGNQQRGSMPFGSHNGSLEFMNEQNRGPRATKPKIQDTENSSGDEKNETTVPLIDSELYNRSDFVTEYKDAKFFVIKSYTEDHVHRSIKYSVWASTASGNRKLDSAYRAAKEKEEHCPIFLFFSVNGSGQFCGVAEMIGPVDFDRSVDYWQQDKWSGQFPVKWHIIKDVPNNLLRHIILENNDNKPVTNSRDTQEVKLEQGLQMLTIFKSHEAETTILEDFDFYEQREKALQENRRQQQPASTDPQKLLDTKAQGPVADISDAFSKAVQLKDTENSGTTPKAEGASAENGSAATAKVEGSANLNTGPVEESS; translated from the exons ATAGCGTGATTCCGCTGCAGTCGGAACCTGTACTTGAGAATAACCCCTCCAAGAGTCCAAACGCCAAGGACCAG ATTCTTTCTGGTACAGAGAATGTGTCTGCAGGCAATGCACGTGGCGCTAGCTCCTTGAAATCGCCAAAAGGCCCGCCAGAGAAGGCTAGCTCTGTCGGAAAAGCTGGAGAACAGCCTTTTCTCTACCAGCAAAATGTGTATGCACCGCAGCCACAACCACTCTATCCTGGAG GATACATGAACCCTTCAGGACAATGGGAGGAATATCCCCATTATGTGAATATGGAGGGGCTCCATTCCGTATCTCCC GGAATCTACAATGACAACCAGTCCCTCATGCTATCTCCTGGATATGCAAGCAACCCCCAAATGATGTATGGAGcatattctcctgtttccaccGTTGGAGATGGCCAACAATACTTCCCTGTACACTATCCCTTCTCAAGTCCTTACTATCAACCACCAGCTTCTCCTAGCATGGGATATTCAAGCTCTGCGACTGGAATATCCCAAGGAGGAGACCCTATGCTGCAGCAAGAGTACTTCCTTCCTGATGGCCTTCTATATTCACCCACACCAGGGTATCATCATACATTCAGCTCATTCGACAGAG CACCGACACAACCAAATAATGCTCCTGGGTTGTTTGGTCAAGGGAATCTACCACTGGCTTCTGGCATG CATCATGGATCGATGTATGGTCCTGGATCCTACAAGGGACGCCAGCAAGGTAGCAAATttggtggcactactccaagttgGAGTTCTGCTGGCCGCAGATTTGGTACTTTTGACTTGAGTGGCAATCAACAAAGGGGGAGCATGCCATTTGGTAGTCACAATGGCTCTCTGGAGTTTATGAATGAACAAAACCGTGGGCCACGCGCTACAAAACCCAAGATACAAGACACAGAGAACTCCTCAGGAGATGAGAAAAACGAGACAACTGTTCCTCTGATTGATAGTGAACTGTACAACCGCTCTGATTTTGTCACTGAGTACAAGGATGCCAAATTCTTTGTAATAAAGTCCTACACCGAGGACCATGTACATAGGAGCATTAAGTATAGTGTTTGGGCCAGCACAGCCAGCGGGAACAGGAAGCTGGATTCTGCTTACCGTGCGGCCAAAGAGAAAGAAGAGCATTGCCCTATTTTCTTGTTTTTCTCG GTTAATGGAAGTGGCCAATTCTGTGGCGTGGCTGAGATGATTGGACCTGTCGATTTCGACAGAAGTGTTGATTACTGGCAGCAGGATAAGTGGAGTGGCCAGTTCCCTGTGAAGTGGCACATAATTAAGGATGTGCCGAACAACCTTCTGCGGCACATCATTCTTGAGAACAATGACAATAAACCTGTCACAAATAGCAGGGACACCCAGGAG GTGAAGCTGGAACAGGGCCTCCAGATGCTTACAATCTTCAAGAGCCATGAGGCTGAGACAACAATCCTGGAAGATTTCGACTTCTATGAGCAGCGGGAGAAAGCCTTGCAGGAGAACAGACGTCAACAGCAGCCTGCCAGCACCGATCCTCAGAAGCTGCTGGATACCAAGGCTCAAGGTCCCGTGGCCGATATATCAGATGCATTTTCTAAGGCCGTCCAGTTGAAGGATACTGAGAACAGTGGGACAACCCCGAAAGCTGAGGGTGCCTCAGCTGAAAATGGATCCGCTGCCACTGCCAAGGTTGAAGGAAGTGCAAACCTGAACACGGGCCCTGTGGAGGAAAGCAGTTGA